A genomic window from Euryarchaeota archaeon includes:
- the carB gene encoding carbamoyl-phosphate synthase large subunit, producing the protein MPKRTDLKKIMIIGSGPIVIGQAAEFDFSGSQASLSLREEGYATVIVNSNPATIQTDLETGDVVYIEPLTVESISRIIEKERPQGIMSGMGGQTALNLCSELFEQGVLKEYGVELLGTQPDAIAKSEDRDLFKRTMEEIGEPVPLAHAVKTVKEAVAAAKLLGKYPVLVRPAFTLGGTGGGIAYGEDELAEIAGRGLVYSRIGQVLIEESVLGWQEFEYEVVRDGADNCVIICNMENIDAMGIHTGESIVVAPAQTLSDVDHQKLRSAAIKIIRALKIEGGCNVQFAVDPKTGDYRVIEVNPRVSRSSALASKATGYPIARVAAKIAVGMRLDEIKNPVTGDTPASFEPALDYVITKIPRWPFDKFRTIDRRLGTQMKSTGEVMAIGRTIEESLSKAIRSLETSRTGLECPPFTDAELERELRVPGDIRLYCAAEGLRRGWSVDRICDLSSYDPFFVDKLTNIVEAEEAVGKRLDAGSLRAAKLLGVSDERISELTGKSEDDVRDMRFSSGTVPTFKMVDTCAAEFAANTPYYYSTYESGDELPKTGGRRILIIGSGPIRIGQGIEFDYACVHAAKEVRSMGLEAIMMNNNPETVSTDFDTSTRLYFEPLTLEDVLHVIMRERPEGVILQFGGQTSVNLAMPLAAAIKRHKLACQVLGTPPESIDAAEDREKFNVAMEKLKIPQPRGGVGRNFEEVKDLATRIGYPVLVRPSYVLGGRAMEIVYDESDLQDYMREAVKVSKAHPILVDKYLDNAIEVDVDALCDGTNTFIGGTLEHVEEAGVHSGDATMVLPPQTLSREIMSTIKLYTERIATELGVVGLMNIQYAVKDGKVYILEANPRASRTVPFVSKAAGIPLARIATRLMLGAKLKDLDLRPVSGSLVAVKASVFPFQKLVGVDSILGPEMKSTGEVMGIDADFQRAYYKAMESAYNKLPLAGRVYVTVRDEDKNKVLPLTKELAEMGFQVAATKGTATYLRDFGIPCETVWRISERKSPDVLDLMRSGKVSLIINTPTLSRGARRDGYMMRRLAVELQIPFITTMSAATAAVSAIRAAKEGDFTLRSLKGWLEAGPLPPTKKG; encoded by the coding sequence TTGCCGAAACGGACCGACCTCAAGAAGATCATGATCATTGGCTCCGGCCCCATCGTCATCGGCCAGGCCGCCGAGTTCGATTTCTCGGGAAGTCAAGCGTCACTGTCGCTCCGGGAGGAGGGCTACGCGACGGTGATAGTCAACAGTAACCCGGCGACTATCCAGACCGATCTTGAGACCGGGGACGTCGTCTACATCGAGCCTCTGACGGTCGAATCCATCTCGCGCATCATCGAGAAGGAGCGGCCGCAAGGCATCATGAGCGGCATGGGCGGCCAGACGGCATTGAACCTCTGCTCCGAACTCTTCGAACAGGGTGTCCTGAAGGAGTACGGCGTCGAACTCCTTGGCACCCAGCCCGACGCGATAGCAAAGTCGGAAGACCGCGACCTATTCAAGAGGACGATGGAGGAGATAGGAGAGCCCGTCCCCTTGGCCCATGCGGTGAAGACCGTGAAGGAGGCGGTGGCGGCCGCGAAACTCCTTGGCAAATACCCGGTGCTCGTCCGCCCTGCGTTCACGCTCGGCGGCACAGGCGGCGGCATCGCCTACGGCGAAGACGAACTCGCGGAGATTGCGGGCCGCGGACTCGTGTATTCACGCATCGGCCAGGTCCTCATCGAGGAATCGGTGCTCGGTTGGCAGGAGTTCGAGTACGAGGTCGTGCGCGACGGGGCCGACAACTGCGTCATCATCTGCAACATGGAGAACATCGACGCGATGGGGATACACACCGGCGAATCCATCGTGGTCGCTCCTGCACAGACGCTTTCCGATGTCGATCACCAGAAGCTCCGCTCGGCCGCCATCAAGATAATCCGGGCGTTGAAGATCGAGGGCGGCTGCAACGTGCAGTTCGCCGTCGATCCAAAGACCGGTGATTACCGTGTCATAGAGGTGAACCCGCGTGTCTCCCGATCCTCGGCACTTGCTAGCAAGGCCACCGGTTACCCGATCGCCCGTGTCGCCGCGAAGATCGCCGTCGGGATGCGCCTCGACGAGATCAAGAACCCAGTCACAGGAGACACGCCGGCGAGCTTCGAACCGGCCCTCGATTACGTCATAACCAAGATCCCACGGTGGCCGTTCGACAAGTTCCGCACCATCGACCGCAGGCTTGGGACACAGATGAAATCCACCGGTGAAGTGATGGCCATCGGCCGCACCATCGAGGAGAGCCTTTCGAAGGCCATCCGGAGCCTCGAAACGTCGCGAACAGGCCTCGAATGCCCCCCCTTCACCGACGCGGAACTGGAACGCGAGCTTCGGGTCCCAGGCGACATCCGGCTCTACTGCGCCGCGGAAGGCTTGCGGCGCGGGTGGAGTGTCGACCGCATTTGCGACCTCTCCTCCTATGATCCTTTCTTCGTGGACAAGTTGACGAACATCGTCGAAGCGGAGGAAGCGGTCGGCAAACGTCTCGATGCGGGCAGCCTACGCGCGGCGAAGCTCCTCGGCGTCTCGGACGAGCGGATATCCGAACTCACGGGAAAGTCGGAAGACGACGTGCGTGACATGCGGTTCTCCTCCGGAACGGTGCCGACTTTCAAGATGGTGGACACTTGCGCGGCCGAATTCGCCGCAAACACGCCCTACTACTATTCGACGTACGAATCCGGCGACGAGTTGCCAAAGACCGGCGGCCGGCGCATCCTCATCATCGGAAGCGGGCCGATAAGGATCGGCCAGGGGATAGAGTTCGATTACGCCTGCGTCCACGCGGCCAAAGAGGTGCGCTCAATGGGCCTCGAGGCCATCATGATGAACAACAACCCCGAGACGGTGTCGACGGATTTCGACACGTCGACACGCCTCTACTTCGAGCCCCTCACCCTCGAAGACGTCCTCCACGTCATCATGCGCGAGAGGCCGGAAGGCGTCATACTCCAGTTCGGGGGCCAGACCTCGGTGAACCTGGCGATGCCGCTCGCGGCGGCGATCAAACGCCACAAGTTGGCCTGCCAAGTCCTCGGCACACCACCCGAATCCATCGACGCCGCGGAGGATCGCGAGAAGTTCAACGTCGCCATGGAGAAGCTCAAGATCCCGCAACCAAGAGGCGGCGTCGGCCGGAACTTCGAGGAAGTGAAGGACCTCGCGACGCGCATCGGCTACCCTGTCCTTGTCCGCCCCTCTTACGTCCTCGGCGGGCGGGCGATGGAGATAGTCTACGATGAGAGCGACTTGCAGGACTACATGAGGGAGGCGGTCAAGGTCAGCAAGGCGCACCCCATCCTCGTAGACAAGTACCTCGACAATGCGATCGAGGTGGATGTGGATGCGTTGTGCGACGGGACGAACACGTTCATCGGCGGGACACTGGAGCACGTGGAGGAGGCCGGCGTCCATTCGGGCGACGCGACGATGGTGCTCCCGCCGCAGACATTGAGCCGCGAGATCATGTCCACGATCAAGCTCTACACGGAGCGGATCGCAACCGAACTTGGCGTCGTCGGCCTCATGAACATACAATACGCCGTGAAAGACGGCAAGGTCTACATCCTCGAGGCGAACCCGCGCGCAAGCAGGACCGTTCCGTTCGTGAGCAAGGCCGCCGGCATCCCGCTCGCCCGCATCGCGACCCGGCTCATGCTCGGGGCGAAGCTCAAAGACCTCGACCTTCGCCCCGTCTCCGGTAGCCTCGTCGCGGTGAAAGCGAGTGTCTTCCCGTTCCAGAAGCTCGTCGGGGTGGACAGCATCCTCGGCCCTGAGATGAAATCCACGGGCGAGGTCATGGGCATCGATGCGGACTTCCAACGCGCATATTACAAGGCGATGGAATCGGCGTACAACAAGCTCCCATTGGCCGGCCGCGTCTATGTGACGGTCCGCGACGAGGACAAGAACAAGGTACTCCCCCTCACGAAGGAACTCGCGGAGATGGGCTTCCAGGTGGCCGCCACGAAGGGGACGGCCACGTACTTGCGCGACTTCGGCATCCCATGCGAGACGGTGTGGCGCATCAGCGAGCGAAAAAGCCCGGACGTCCTTGATCTCATGCGTTCGGGGAAGGTCAGCCTCATCATCAACACGCCGACCCTTTCGCGAGGTGCCCGACGCGACGGCTACATGATGCGCCGCCTCGCCGTCGAGCTCCAGATCCCGTTCATCACGACGATGAGCGCGGCGACCGCCGCCGTCTCGGCCATCCGGGCCGCAAAGGAAGGCGACTTCACTTTGAGGTCGCTCAAAGGGTGGCTCGAGGCGGGGCCGTTGCCTCCAACGAAGAAAGGTTAA
- the carA gene encoding glutamine-hydrolyzing carbamoyl-phosphate synthase small subunit: MDTPARLVLEDGTIFRGASFGANTSVFGELVFNTGMTGYQEALTDPSYAGQILMMTYPLIGNYGIHPGVGESDGVKAWGFVVREWCRKPSHRDSTKTIDDFLREYGVPGIAGVDTRALTVKVRERGTLLAMIDPGTDNTDEDLVREVRSRPHPEKENLVAGVSVKEIRELKGTGQSGRVALLDTGVKENIVRNLRQRFKTVYKVPWNARAEDVSNLHPDGIFLSNGPGDPAHPEILKHTVPTLRALAEKYPTQGICLGHQILALSFGLKTFKLKFGHRGANQPVKNLETGRVYITSQNHGFAVDAGSVTDDIVITEVNANDGTVEGLRHKRLPILSSQYHPEACPGPQDTNFLFDRYKAWLDKGATASNVPNIRMDGSGLAARPADARQTGGAP, translated from the coding sequence ATGGATACACCCGCGCGACTCGTGCTGGAGGACGGCACAATATTTCGCGGGGCTTCTTTTGGCGCCAACACTTCGGTGTTCGGGGAACTCGTTTTCAACACCGGGATGACCGGTTATCAGGAGGCCCTCACCGACCCTTCTTATGCGGGCCAGATCCTCATGATGACCTACCCGCTCATCGGAAATTACGGCATCCACCCCGGCGTCGGGGAGAGCGACGGTGTCAAGGCCTGGGGTTTTGTCGTGCGGGAATGGTGCAGGAAACCGTCGCATCGTGATTCCACGAAGACCATCGACGATTTCCTTCGCGAATACGGGGTCCCGGGAATCGCCGGCGTCGACACCCGCGCCTTGACGGTGAAAGTCCGCGAGCGCGGCACGCTCCTTGCGATGATCGACCCAGGAACGGACAACACCGACGAAGACCTGGTCCGCGAGGTCCGATCGAGGCCTCACCCGGAGAAGGAGAATCTTGTCGCCGGCGTAAGCGTCAAGGAGATTCGGGAACTCAAAGGAACAGGGCAATCTGGAAGGGTGGCTCTCCTTGACACCGGCGTCAAGGAGAATATCGTCCGAAACCTCCGGCAGAGGTTCAAGACGGTCTACAAGGTCCCCTGGAATGCGCGTGCGGAGGACGTTTCCAATCTTCATCCCGACGGGATCTTCCTCTCGAACGGCCCAGGGGATCCCGCGCACCCCGAGATCCTGAAGCACACCGTCCCGACGCTTCGCGCCCTCGCCGAGAAGTACCCGACGCAAGGCATCTGCCTTGGCCACCAGATTCTTGCGCTCTCGTTCGGCCTCAAGACGTTCAAGTTGAAGTTTGGGCACCGGGGCGCGAACCAGCCCGTGAAGAACCTTGAGACGGGTCGCGTCTACATCACGAGCCAGAACCACGGGTTCGCCGTCGATGCAGGCTCCGTGACCGATGACATAGTCATCACGGAGGTCAACGCGAACGACGGTACGGTGGAGGGCTTGCGGCATAAGCGCCTTCCCATACTTTCCAGCCAATACCATCCCGAGGCGTGCCCCGGCCCGCAGGACACGAACTTCCTTTTCGACCGCTACAAGGCCTGGCTCGACAAGGGGGCGACGGCCTCCAACGTCCCCAACATCCGAATGGATGGATCCGGCCTCGCGGCGCGGCCGGCGGACGCGCGACAGACGGGGGGCGCGCCTTAG